A single Tamandua tetradactyla isolate mTamTet1 chromosome X, mTamTet1.pri, whole genome shotgun sequence DNA region contains:
- the SPIN4 gene encoding spindlin-4: MSPPTVPPMGVDGVSAYLMKKRHTHRKQRRKPTFLTRRNIVGCRIQHGWKEGNEPVEQWKGTVLEQVSVKPTLYIIKYDGKDSVYGLELHRDKRVLALEILPERVPTPRIDSRLADSLIGKAVGHVFESEHGTKDEWKGMVLARAPVMDTWFYITYEKDPVLYMYTLLDDYKDGDLRIIPDSNYYFPTAEREPGEVVDSLVGKQVEHAKDDGSKRTGIFIHQVVAKPSVYFIKFDDDIHIYVYGLVKTP; encoded by the coding sequence ATGTCGCCCCCGACCGTGCCTCCAATGGGCGTAGATGGCGTGTCCGCATACCTGATGAAGAAAAGACACACCCACAGGAAGCAGAGGCGCAAGCCCACTTTCCTCACCCGTAGAAACATCGTGGGCTGCCGCATTCAACACGGCTGGAAGGAAGGAAACGAACCCGTGGAGCAGTGGAAGGGCACCGTGCTCGAGCAGGTTTCTGTGAAACCCACCCTCTACATCATCAAATACGACGGCAAAGATAGTGTGTATGGACTAGAACTGCACAGGGATAAGCGTGTTCTGGCGCTAGAAATCCTTCCTGAGAGAGTGCCAACCCCTCGCATCGATTCGCGCTTGGCAGATTCCCTGATTGGCAAGGCTGTGGGGCATGTGTTTGAGAGCGAGCACGGTACCAAAGATGAATGGAAGGGTATGGTACTGGCGCGAGCCCCTGTAATGGACACTTGGTTTTATATCACATACGAGAAAGATCCAGTCCTCTACATGTACACGCTGCTGGATGACTACAAAGATGGTGACCTGCGCATCATTCCAGATTCCAACTACTATTTCCCTACAGCAGAACGGGAGCCAGGAGAAGTGGTCGACAGCCTCGTGGGCAAGCAGGTGGAACACGCCAAAGATGACGGGTCCAAGAGAACCGGCATTTTCATCCATCAAGTGGTGGCAAAGCCGTCTGTCTACTTCATTAAGTTTGATGATGATATTCACATATATGTCTATGGTTTGGTGAAAACCCCCTAA